In Procambarus clarkii isolate CNS0578487 chromosome 5, FALCON_Pclarkii_2.0, whole genome shotgun sequence, the following are encoded in one genomic region:
- the LOC138351607 gene encoding allergen Ani s 10-like → MRKASDNNGWVTGSGARIVWQRCTDHWQRCTDCLATVHGSSGSGARVVWQRCTDRLAAVHGSSGSGARVVWQRCTDHWHRCTDRLAAVHGSSGSGARVVWQRCTSRLAAVHGSSGSGARVVWQRCTGRLAAVHGSSGSGALVVWQRCTGRLAEVQ, encoded by the coding sequence ATGCGTAAAGCGTCCGACAACAACGGATGGGTCACTGGCAGCGGTGCACGGATCGTCTGGCAGCGATGCACGGATCACTGGCAGCGGTGCACGGATTGTCTGGCAACGGTGCACGGATCGTCTGGCAGCGGTGCACGGGTCGTCTGGCAACGGTGCACGGATCGTCTGGCAGCGGTGCACGGGTCGTCTGGCAGCGGTGCACGGGTCGTCTGGCAGCGGTGCACGGATCACTGGCATCGGTGCACGGATCGTCTGGCAGCGGTGCACGGGTCGTCTGGCAGCGGTGCACGGGTCGTCTGGCAGCGGTGCACTAGTCGTCTGGCAGCGGTGCACGGGTCGTCTGGCAGCGGTGCACGGGTCGTCTGGCAGCGGTGCACGGGTCGTCTGGCAGCGGTGCACGGGTCGTCTGGCAGCGGTGCACTAGTCGTCTGGCAGCGGTGCACGGGTCGTCTGGCAGAGGTGCAGTAG